A genomic segment from Candidatus Angelobacter sp. encodes:
- the infA gene encoding translation initiation factor IF-1, with protein MEEHIEVEGNVVTVLPGTMFRVELDNKHQVLAHISGKMRKRFIRLTVGDRVKLEMSPYDLDKARITYRLR; from the coding sequence ATGGAAGAACATATTGAAGTGGAAGGCAATGTAGTGACCGTGTTGCCGGGCACGATGTTCCGCGTGGAGTTGGACAACAAGCACCAGGTGCTGGCGCACATCTCCGGCAAAATGCGCAAACGATTCATCCGCCTCACCGTCGGCGATCGCGTCAAGCTCGAGATGTCACCCTACGATCTTGACAAGGCGCGCATCACCTACCGGCTGCGCTGA
- a CDS encoding RNA-binding protein, whose amino-acid sequence MNTKLFVGNLSFNTTENDLQDLFAAHGPVTSVDLIMDKFSGKSRGFAFVTMETKEGAQAAIAALNGKDLNGRDLTVNEARPREERPRSGGGGYGGGRGGGGGGRRDYSNRY is encoded by the coding sequence ATGAACACGAAATTGTTTGTAGGAAATCTTTCCTTCAACACTACTGAAAACGATCTCCAGGATCTCTTCGCCGCGCACGGTCCCGTGACCAGCGTCGATTTGATCATGGACAAATTCAGCGGCAAGTCGCGCGGGTTTGCGTTTGTCACCATGGAGACCAAGGAAGGCGCGCAAGCCGCCATCGCGGCGCTCAATGGCAAAGACCTGAACGGTCGCGACCTCACCGTCAATGAAGCGCGCCCGCGCGAGGAGCGTCCTCGTTCCGGCGGCGGCGGTTACGGAGGCGGTCGGGGTGGTGGCGGGGGCGGCCGTCGCGATTACAGCAACCGTTACTAA